The nucleotide sequence ACTTCTTTGAAGACTTGAGACAACAGGGCTTAAAACGTTCCGATCTGGAACCTGTCTATAGATCCGCCGACTTCTTCACTACTATGTGGCAGAATGCGGTCAATAGGAGCGGAAGTATCCAGTAATTAAAGAAAGGCCCGCCACCAAAGCGGGCCTTTTTGTATCTCTAGGTCCAAAATAAAAAGTTGGGTCTTTGGAACGAATAAAGAAGAATAGGTTCTAAGATACGAAGAGTTTATTTTTCATGCGGTTATTATTGGGTCCAAAAACTCTATTTTTTTCCTTCTTCCTCGTCTTTATTGTAGCTTGTTCCAATGGAGACACGGATTCCACAGATGATACTGCTGCAAGCCTTTTGTATTCCGCTTATGGAGCCAGTTTTACTCCTGTACCTATCGGCGGTTGTGCGGATTCCGCGGTCCCTTCTATCGTTACGGGAGGGTCGAATACTTTCTCCGGGGCCAGTTATTACTATTATTTCTATTCTTTTACCGGAAACGGCGCAACAAATACCTTCAACGTTAGTTTTACAAGTGGGGAAGCCGATCTATGGATCGGTGCGGAGAATGCTGTACTAATCCCAACGGATTTTAGTCAGGTAGAAGTTAGAAGTGAAAATATCGGAACCGAATCGTATTCCGCATTAAGTACCACAAACGGTTCTACCCGTTGTTTGGTCATTCCAGTCACGGATGCTGGGACAATTACTTTGTCCGTTCAATGAATTTGGGATCACAGTTTAATAAATAATTGACAATCGCTTTTGCAGCCTTATCTTTCCGTTCCCAGATCCATTAAGGAGCAAAACGGATGTCGACAGGCGAACCACTAAGTATAGTAGGTATCATTAAAAACAGCATTGAATTGGGCTTAAAAAACTTCATACCCCTATTTATTGCGTTTATTCTTTGGGTATTAACGGTTTGGATACCGTATTTGAACGTTGGAACATCGATCGGATTATTTGTCCTAATCCCGATCAAAATAGGAAAAGGAGAGTCCTTTTCACCTATGGATATATTTAATAAAGAAAATAGAAAGTATATAGGTGAATTTTTTCTAACCGTGGGTTTTGTGATGCTTGGTTTTTATGCCGGAATACTTTTCTTTATTATTCCTGCATTTGTAATCGGTGTGGCATGGGGACAAGCTACTTTTCTACTTTTCGATAAGGGTCTCGATCCGATCCAAGCGATCAAAAAGAGCAATGAGATCACTTACGGTAAAAAATGGATTATCTTCTTAGGTTCATTAGCATTGGTGATCTGCTTAATTATAGCGGCTTTCATTCTTGGTTTTATCTCTGGACTTATAAGCCAATACTTAACGTATTTAATACTTTTCGTGATCTATGTAACCTTCTTTCCGATCGTTATTGCGTCTCACGGATACATTTATAATACTCTTATCAAAGAAGCAGGATTATAATTCATACAAAAAAGGCGCCGAACTTAGGCGCCTTTTTTTCTTATAAAAAATTCCAAGATCTTAAAACAATTCATCATCGTCCGACGGAGGAGACGCCGCTCTGGAAGAAGATTCCGATTTAGGACTTGCGGTCTTTTTTTGGGTTTCTCCGCTTCCCGATTTGGAAAGATATTCTATTTTTCCTTCCGCTTCCGCGAGAATGGCCTGGCAAAGGATCTTAAGTTCCATTCCTCTTTCATAAGATTTGATGGATTCTTCCAGGGTCAATTGTCCTCTTTCCAAATTCTCCGCAATCTGCTCTAATTCGGTTAGGGCCTGTTCAAAACTGATTTCCGTTTTTTTGCTCATTGTATTTCACCTTGGTAAGAAACCCGAATCCTACCTTCCGCCAATATGACCTCTAGTTCTTCCTCTTTCTCCAATTGAACCGGAGATGTAACGACTTTTTTTCCTTTCTTACGAACCACGGAATATCCTCTTTTTAAGGTTCCCAAAGGAGAAAATCCATCCAGCTTTCCGGATAATAGTTGGAACTCCTTCTTCTTTCTTTCCAACTGGGATTTAAAGGAAGTAAGAAGTCCATTCGATACCGGACTAAATTTATTCTGGGCGCCCATCAAATAGTTTTTTCCCAATAGATGGATCCTGGAATTGATCTCATCCAATTGAAGGATTCGATCGTTCAGCATGGATCTAGGATCTAAAAATGCCTTTTTATTCGTAAGTATTCGAAGCTTTTCTTTCAAATTGCCCGCCTGATTTTTTAAAGCGGTTTTGAGTCGAACTTCGAATTCTGCAAGTCCCGACTCCACTAGTTCCATTTCGGGCACAGCCATTTCTGCAGCCGCTGTAGGGGTAGGTGCAAAATGGTCCGCTGCCAGATCGGAAAGAACGGAATCTATCTGGTGACCCACTGCGGAAATAATAGGAACTCTACTCCCGGCAAATGTAAGTACCACTTTTTCGTCGTTAAACGCCATTAAGTCTTCCGTACTTCCGCCGCCCCGACCTGCAATGATCAAATCCACATCCCACTTAGGATCGTTTAAAAGATTGATCGCGGAAATTATGGACTCAGGTGCTCCGTCTCCTTGCACAAGACAAGGAGAGATTAGAATATCTATATTAGGAAATCTTTGTTTAGATATACGGATAATATCTTCGATTGCCGCCCCAGTCGGGGAGGTAGCCACTCCGATCCTCCAAGGAAATGCGGGAAGTTTTCGTTTTCTTTCCGGATCGAATACACCCTGGGCGGCGAGTTTTCTTTTTAATTCTTCTATCTGGAGGAGAAGATCGCCTTGACCCAATTCTTCTACTTTAGAAATATTTAAATTATACTGACCCCTAGGTTCGTAAACGGAAATCCCTCCGAACGCTTTTATCTCCATTCCGTTCTCTAGAGGTTTCCCTTTATATCTTCCGTTACTATAAGAAAAAAACGTGCAAGCGATCAGGGACTTAGCGTCTTTTAAGTTAAAATAAATATGACCTTGGTGGGACTTAGAATAATTTGAGATCTCTCCTTGGATCCAGATATTTCGGAGAATATCCGGCCCCGTCAGAAGTTGTTTAACGATAGAATTAATCTCTGAAACTGAGTATGTTTTTGTTTCTTCCATCAGAAATTAACTGGCGAAAAAGTCTTTTCTATATAATTTCCAGAAATCCCAAAGGATCACAACCATAGTAACCGCAACCGGTCCAAGAACCAATCCCATGATCCCAAACTCTTGGATCCCTCCAATCAAGGACAAAAATATCAACAAAGGATGTATCCTAAGTTTTTTGTCTAGCATCTTAGGTTTTACAACATTTTCCAGAACGATATACAAGGTTAGACCCATTACCATAAATAAGCTAGCACCTATGATATTATTCTCTATGAACATTAAATAAAGTCCGATCGGCAACCAAACCACCGAAGTTCCGATCACAGGGATCAAAGAGAAAAATGCCGCAAGACTCGCATATAAGAATGGGTTGGAAATTTTTGCGAATAAAAGAAGAATATAAACGCCTGCACCTTGCATAATGGAGACAATTAGATTTCCTTTAAATACGGTCTGTACAGCCGAAGCGACCTTCCTTCCCACTTGTTCTTCCACCTCGGTGGAGAAAGGCAGATTGTCCAAAATGAATCTTTCGATCTTTCTTCCGTCTTGGTAAAAAAAGAACAAAAGTAAAAGTGAGAAGAATAGATTCATGATGATCCCGGCGGGAAGATCGATGGAACCTAGAATAAAAGAAGAAGCGTTACTTAAAACTGCATATAAACTATCCAAGTTTAGGATATCGATATAATTCTTAGCAAACTCTCCGTAAATTTCAGGAAGTTTTACCCAAAAAAAAGGATTATCCGTAAAAAGATCGGTGAGAATATTCAAGCTCATGATCGTATCTATGATCTTATCTTCCGAAAGAGAGATACGGATCTTAAATAGAATGGAGAGAGATTCTTCGATCAGAGTACGGATCATAAAATAAGAAGGTAAAATTACGATCATACAAACCGAGCCGATCATGATCCAAGGAGCCAATGGTTCGAACCTGGGACCTACTAATCTTCTTAATTGTTTGTATTGTTTTCGTGTGGCTAAGTATAAGATCAAAGCGACAAGAGCGGAATAAAAATAGGGCCTTAAAACGACGAAAAGTAACATTCCAGTCCCTATGCAGAATATTCCGAGGACCAGATTAAAAAGTTTTCGGTTGGTTTCCTGTCCTTCTTTCGGGGACATCAAAATCCTCCGTTCGTGGTTTTCTGGAATAATTTTACGATACTTCCTTTTTCGTCCGAATGGATGGTGATCGCTAAAATTTTATGCCGAAGAACATCCACCAAATATAAACTTTTCTCCTCCGATTTTTGACTCTGTAAAATTTTATGACCGAAACTGGAGATCAAATATTCGTAATATCTCTCCATCGTAGTTTTTGGAAGAGTAGTTTTAAAAACTACAACTGCTTCCTTATTTTCCAGGAGACGATCCGCTTTCAATTCGGTAAAAAACAATACTTCCGAATCGTCCGGAACAAAATTGCTCGGAATGGAAGAAGGGGCCTTGTAAGGTTTTTCTACGATAGTGAGTTGATTATGCCTAAAAATTTTAGGTCTGTCCCTGACCTTTTTGACCTTTACCGGGTCAGGACTCATCAAATCGGGTAATTTTGGTTCCTGAGAAAAAAGAGAAACATTCCCGATCAGTAAAAAGATCAGAACCGAACCGAGGACTTGCAAGAAACTACGGCCTTCCACGAAATTTAGTTGAATCTAACGCTTCCCCCTTGACAATCCTTTTCTAGATGCAATTCGCCGGATTCGATTTTTATATCCAAACACTATTGGATTGGGTATCCGGTCTGCCAAGTGCCTTGGTCTGGTTTTTTTTCGCATTTTCCAATTTTACCGAAAACGTTTTCCCTCCTTGGCCGGGAGATACTGTCACTGCATTCGGAGGATTTTTACTCGCGAGAGGTGCCTTAAGTTTTTGGGAGTTGGTTTCAAGCACTTTGGTTGGAAACCTTGCAGGCGCCTGGGTCATGTATGCATTCGGCCACAAACTATTGGAATGGCTGAAGAATAAAAATTTCCCGTTCAAATCGGAACTCTACAACGAAGAATCTATTCAAAAGACCTTGGATTGGTTTTCCAGGAATGGGGTAGTCGTAGTTCTCTTTTCCAGATTCTCCGCAGGAATTCGATTTTTTGTTTCTATCGTAGCAGGGATGGTGGATATGAAACCGATTTGGTTTTTTTCCGCATTTACCTTAGCAGTTACGATATGGTGCGGGATACTGATCTATGGCGGATTTTATTTAGGTTCTCATTGGGAGAAGGTGCTGGAATTTTTAGCTCTCTATAATAAAATTTTTACCACATTCTTCGTAACCGCGGTTCTTGGCTTTATCATCTACAAAAAGGTTTTTGAAAAACGAAAACAAGCCTAGGCTTCCAAAACTTCTTTTAAAGTTTTGACGAACTTTTTATGAATTGGACCCGTTTCCTTAGGAAGTTCCAATTTTTTAGCGAGTTCCAATAGAACATTCGGTTCTATCACTTTTCCTTCGAACCATTGCCCGGCCATATCTCCCGAAATTTTTAGAACGGAAGATAGATCTAAAATTTCCCTTTCCACCATCACAAGTGCAAAACCTAAGGCCCCGTCCGTAGGGATATAAGGTGCAATCCCTTCCAT is from Leptospira sp. WS58.C1 and encodes:
- a CDS encoding exodeoxyribonuclease VII small subunit, coding for MSKKTEISFEQALTELEQIAENLERGQLTLEESIKSYERGMELKILCQAILAEAEGKIEYLSKSGSGETQKKTASPKSESSSRAASPPSDDDELF
- the xseA gene encoding exodeoxyribonuclease VII large subunit; translated protein: MEETKTYSVSEINSIVKQLLTGPDILRNIWIQGEISNYSKSHQGHIYFNLKDAKSLIACTFFSYSNGRYKGKPLENGMEIKAFGGISVYEPRGQYNLNISKVEELGQGDLLLQIEELKRKLAAQGVFDPERKRKLPAFPWRIGVATSPTGAAIEDIIRISKQRFPNIDILISPCLVQGDGAPESIISAINLLNDPKWDVDLIIAGRGGGSTEDLMAFNDEKVVLTFAGSRVPIISAVGHQIDSVLSDLAADHFAPTPTAAAEMAVPEMELVESGLAEFEVRLKTALKNQAGNLKEKLRILTNKKAFLDPRSMLNDRILQLDEINSRIHLLGKNYLMGAQNKFSPVSNGLLTSFKSQLERKKKEFQLLSGKLDGFSPLGTLKRGYSVVRKKGKKVVTSPVQLEKEEELEVILAEGRIRVSYQGEIQ
- a CDS encoding AI-2E family transporter encodes the protein MSPKEGQETNRKLFNLVLGIFCIGTGMLLFVVLRPYFYSALVALILYLATRKQYKQLRRLVGPRFEPLAPWIMIGSVCMIVILPSYFMIRTLIEESLSILFKIRISLSEDKIIDTIMSLNILTDLFTDNPFFWVKLPEIYGEFAKNYIDILNLDSLYAVLSNASSFILGSIDLPAGIIMNLFFSLLLLFFFYQDGRKIERFILDNLPFSTEVEEQVGRKVASAVQTVFKGNLIVSIMQGAGVYILLLFAKISNPFLYASLAAFFSLIPVIGTSVVWLPIGLYLMFIENNIIGASLFMVMGLTLYIVLENVVKPKMLDKKLRIHPLLIFLSLIGGIQEFGIMGLVLGPVAVTMVVILWDFWKLYRKDFFAS
- a CDS encoding DedA family protein, yielding MQFAGFDFYIQTLLDWVSGLPSALVWFFFAFSNFTENVFPPWPGDTVTAFGGFLLARGALSFWELVSSTLVGNLAGAWVMYAFGHKLLEWLKNKNFPFKSELYNEESIQKTLDWFSRNGVVVVLFSRFSAGIRFFVSIVAGMVDMKPIWFFSAFTLAVTIWCGILIYGGFYLGSHWEKVLEFLALYNKIFTTFFVTAVLGFIIYKKVFEKRKQA